In the Malus domestica chromosome 16, GDT2T_hap1 genome, one interval contains:
- the LOC139192766 gene encoding uncharacterized protein: protein MRQHNLKMNPAKCAFGVSAGNFLGFLVHHRGIEVDANKARAIVDAPPPTTKKQLQSLLGQINFLRRFIANSAGKMKAFSTLLKLKDSDKFVWNGEHQAAFTQIKVSLTKPPVLVPPRRGKPLKLYISAAEESIGCLLAQDNDAGREQAIFYLSRNLNQPEINYPAVEKLCLAVFFAASKLRHYMLPSVTQVIAQTDVIRYMLTRPIVKGRIGKWTMALSEFSLQYVPQKAVKGQALADFLAQHPSPYGFGDADVEIGMVVTRDNYWTMYFDGSSTSSSAGAGIVLQSPHNDRWYFSLKLDFECTNNQAEYEALVIGLGLLLDLRATRALVLGDSELVINQINGSFRCMSYELAQIASGAQLMGGKLGREIPILRQLYPALVNQQILRRDNVIRTRVMSLPSLLDRQDSIEICAAEAIPDDWRKPIMQYLDNPNGTHSRRTRVHAMNYVTYQNELYRKGEDVYGKGAYHLKDRTGVIHKLPINGKFLKKYYPVTWEMRE, encoded by the exons atgcgtcagcacaacctcaagatgaatcctgccaaatgtgctttcggcgtGTCGGCCGGAAATTTCCTTGGTTTCCTCGTGCATCACCGTGGAATTGAAGTCGATGCGAATAAAGCACGCGCAATCGTCGATGCCCCACCCCCAACGACGAAGAAACAACTCCAGTCCTTACTTGGCCAGATCAATTTCCTccgccgatttattgctaactcggccggtaaaatgaaagcgttctccacgcttttgaaactcaaggactcaGATAAATTCGTGTGGAATGgcgagcatcaggcggcgtttacacAAATCAAAGTATCCCTCACGAAACCCCCTGTCCTAGTTCCCCCTCGGCGTGGTAAACCTCTTAAGCTCTATATCTCGGCGGCCGAAGAatccatcggctgcctcctcgcgcaagacaaTGATGCCGGCCGAGAGCAGGCTATATTTTATCTAAGCCGGAATCTCAATCAACCAGAGATCAATTATCCCGCCGTTGAGAAACTGTGTCTCGCCGTATTCTTCGCCGCATCCAAGctccggcattacatgctcccgtcggtcacccaagtcattgcccagactgacgttatccggtacatgcttacccgacCAATCGTCaaaggccgaattgggaagtggaCAATGGCGTTGTCCGAATTTAGTTTGCAGTACGTGCCGCAGAAAGCTGTGAAAGGACAggcgttggccgatttccttgctCAGCACCCTTCGCCTTACGGTTTCGGGGATGCTgacgtcgaaatcggcatggtggtgacccgcgacaactattggacgatgtattttgatggttccagtacttcgtCTTCGGCCGGCGCGGGCATCGTCCTTCAATCTCCTCACAACGATCgctggtatttttcgctcaaattggatttcgagtgcaccaataatcaggccgaatacgaggcTCTTGTCATTGgtcttggcctccttcttgacctTCGAGCCACTCGTGCCCTCGTCCTCGGTGATTCTGAACTcgtgattaaccaaattaatgggtcttttcgctgcatgagtt acgagttggctcaaatcgcctccggtgcTCAACTcatggggggcaagctaggccgggagataccaatattacgacagctatacccggccttggttaatcAGCAAATCCTCCGACGAGACAATGTGATCcgcaccagggtcatgtccttgccttcgttgttagatcggcaggactctatagaaatttgcgcggccgaggctataccagatgattggaggaaacccattatgcagtaccttgataATCCTAACGGGACACATAGTCGCAGGACACGGGTTCACGCCatgaactatgtcacgtaccagaacgagttgtaccgaaagggcgaagatg tatacggcaaaggggcgtatcatcttaaagatcGGACTGGTGTGATTCACAAATTACCGattaatgggaagtttttgaagaaatactatccagtTACTTGGGAAATGCGTgagtaa
- the LOC103402772 gene encoding phosphatidylinositol 4-kinase gamma 7-like: MSRKLDSPVQTQMPAALFSNPLSGEYHGSKRMEGKQHTGRRRVFVQTESGCVLGMDLDRSDSVHTVKRRLQIALNVPTDESSLTFGDVVLKNDLSAVRNDSPLLLTRNLMHRSSSTPCLSPTGRDLQQRDRSGPIETLGNSDRFARTKQVIKDMVKAIKMGVDPIPVHSGLGGAYYFRNSRGECVSIVKPTDEEPFAPNNPKGFVGKALGQPGLKRSVRVGETGFREVAAFLLDKDHFANVPPTALVKITHSIFNINDGVNGNKTPQKKLVSKIASCQQFIQHDFDASDHGTSSFPVTSVHRIGILDIRIFNTDRHAGNLLVRKLDGVGMFGQVELIPIDHGLCLPETLEDPYFEWIHWPQASIPFTDDELEYIEKLYPLEDCEMLRRELPMMREACLRVLVLCTIFLKESAAYGLCLAEIGEMMTREFRSGEEEPSELEIICMEARRMLAEREEVLSPKADSGDQEFLFDIDCEDAEEDYTSKFAADDYLNRSSSFPFANGSGHGRSLLSKLEESIEEEEDSEVEEQEALAYMPTPEKVPSVSKLSMSLKNTVLGEKSHLKYKGSKPENGYMANTSLGHRSANEQLPASMSFVKLADMSEDEWTLFLEKFQDLLYPAFAKRKSVTLGQRQRQRLGTSCQF, encoded by the coding sequence ATGTCTCGTAAGCTGGACAGCCCTGTACAGACCCAGATGCCAGCGGCACTATTTAGCAATCCGCTCAGTGGGGAGTACCATGGAAGCAAGAGAATGGAAGGGAAGCAGCACACTGGTAGGAGGCGAGTTTTTGTGCAAACTGAAAGTGGATGTGTCTTGGGGATGGATTTGGATCGCAGTGATAGTGTCCATACTGTGAAGAGAAGATTGCAGATTGCTCTCAATGTTCCAACTGATGAAAGCTCGTTGACTTTTGGGGATGTGGTGTTGAAGAATGATCTGAGTGCGGTTAGGAATGATTCCCCTCTTCTTCTCACCAGGAACCTTATGCATAGAAGTTCATCAACTCCATGTCTCTCACCTACTGGAAGGGATCTGCAGCAGAGAGATCGGAGTGGTCCTATAGAGACATTAGGGAACTCAGATCGGTTTGCTAGGACAAAACAAGTGATCAAGGATATGGTGAAGGCCATCAAGATGGGGGTTGATCCAATTCCTGTTCATAGTGGGCTTGGAGGTGCATACTATTTCAGGAACAGCAGAGGTGAGTGTGTTTCGATAGTGAAGCCAACTGATGAAGAACCTTTTGCGCCTAACAACCCGAAAGGTTTTGTCGGTAAAGCTCTTGGGCAACCAGGTTTGAAGCGCTCGGTGCGAGTTGGGGAGACTGGATTCAGAGAAGTCGCAGCTTTCCTGCTTGACAAAGATCACTTTGCCAATGTGCCTCCCACTGCCTTGGTCAAGATCACTCACTCTATCTTTAACATAAACGATGGGGTGAACGGGAATAAGACTCCTCAGAAGAAGCTGGTTAGCAAGATTGCATCTTGCCAGCAATTCATCCAACATGACTTTGATGCGAGTGATCACGGGACATCCAGCTTCCCCGTAACTTCTGTGCATCGTATAGGGATATTAGACATTAGGATTTTTAACACAGACAGGCATGCAGGGAACCTTTTAGTTAGGAAACTGGATGGTGTCGGGATGTTTGGTCAAGTGGAGCTCATTCCAATTGACCATGGCCTTTGTTTGCCAGAAACTTTGGAGGACCCCTACTTTGAGTGGATTCATTGGCCTCAGGCTTCCATTCCATTCACAGATGACGAGCTTGAGTACATAGAAAAACTTTATCCACTTGAGGATTGTGAGATGTTGCGCAGGGAGCTTCCCATGATGCGAGAGGCTTGTCtcagggttttggttctttgcACCATTTTCCTGAAGGAGTCTGCTGCATATGGTCTCTGTCTTGCTGAAATAGGTGAGATGATGACTAGGGAATTTCGCAGTGGCGAGGAGGAACCTAGTGAACTTGAGATAATTTGTATGGAGGCGAGGAGGATGTTGGCAGAGAGGGAGGAGGTGCTGTCTCCCAAGGCTGATTCGGGAGATCAGGAGTTCCTGTTTGACATAGACTGTGAGGACGCGGAGGAAGACTACACCTCCAAATTTGCAGCAGATGATTATCTGAACAGGTCATCATCCTTTCCATTTGCAAATGGGAGTGGGCATGGCCGCTCGCTTCTCTCTAAACTTGAAGAAAGCatcgaggaggaagaggacAGTGAAGTGGAAGAACAAGAGGCATTGGCATATATGCCAACTCCAGAAAAGGTCCCAAGCGTTTCAAAACTTTCTATGTCGCTGAAGAATacagttttgggagagaagAGCCACCTGAAGTATAAGGGTTCCAAACCAGAAAATGGGTACATGGCGAATACATCATTGGGGCACAGGAGTGCAAACGAGCAGCTTCCTGCAAGCATGAGCTTTGTGAAGCTGGCTGACATGAGCGAGGATGAGTGGACCttgtttctggagaagtttcaAGATCTGCTGTACCCGGCATTTGCCAAACGCAAATCTGTTACCCTAGGTCAGAGGCAGAGACAGAGGCTCGGCACTTCGTGCCAGTTTTGA